Proteins encoded in a region of the Corynebacterium breve genome:
- the purB gene encoding adenylosuccinate lyase, with product MAEKPVIANVLSSRYASPTMSTLWSPEHKIVLERQLWIAVMRAQKDLGIDIPEDAIQAYEAVIDRVDLASIAEREKVTRHDVKARIEEFNALAGHEHIHKGMTSRDLTENVEQLQIYRSLEIARDKAIAMLKAIGERAAQYQTMVMAGRSHNVAAQATTMGKRFATAADEILVAVRRIENLLERYPLRGIKGPMGTSQDMLDLMGGDEAKLQSLETSIADYLGFSNIFDSVGQVYPRSLDLDAVSALVQLGAGPSSLATTIRLMAGNETVTEGFKEGQVGSSAMPHKMNARSCERVGGFQVILRGYLTMVADLSGQQWNEGDVFCSVVRRVALPDAFFAIDGMMETFLTVLDEFGAFPAMINRELDRYLPFLATTRILMAAVRKGVGRETAHEVIKENAVAMALDMRENGAEQNLIERLAADERLPMTVDELEAVMEDRHAFIGAAESQVDSVLRRIQDLVNAYPDAANYKPGEIL from the coding sequence GTGGCCGAAAAACCTGTGATCGCTAACGTTTTGTCCTCCCGCTACGCATCGCCGACGATGTCCACGCTGTGGAGCCCGGAACACAAGATTGTCCTTGAACGCCAGCTGTGGATCGCGGTGATGCGTGCGCAGAAGGATTTGGGCATCGATATTCCAGAAGATGCGATCCAGGCCTACGAAGCTGTTATTGATCGTGTTGATTTGGCATCCATCGCGGAGCGTGAGAAAGTCACCCGCCACGATGTGAAGGCACGCATCGAAGAATTCAACGCATTAGCTGGTCATGAGCACATTCACAAGGGCATGACCAGCCGCGACCTCACAGAGAATGTCGAACAGCTGCAGATCTATCGTTCGTTGGAAATCGCACGCGACAAGGCTATCGCGATGCTCAAGGCCATCGGTGAGCGCGCTGCCCAGTACCAGACCATGGTCATGGCGGGCCGCTCCCACAATGTCGCGGCGCAGGCCACCACCATGGGCAAGCGCTTTGCTACTGCCGCCGACGAGATCTTGGTCGCAGTGCGTCGCATCGAGAACCTCCTAGAGCGCTACCCACTGCGCGGCATCAAGGGCCCGATGGGCACCTCCCAGGACATGTTGGACCTGATGGGTGGCGACGAGGCCAAGCTGCAGTCGTTGGAAACCTCCATCGCTGACTACCTGGGCTTTTCCAACATCTTCGATTCCGTCGGGCAGGTGTACCCGCGCTCCCTCGACCTTGACGCCGTGTCTGCTTTGGTGCAGCTTGGTGCCGGCCCGTCCTCACTTGCGACGACCATCCGCCTTATGGCTGGCAACGAGACCGTGACGGAGGGCTTCAAGGAGGGCCAAGTTGGCTCCTCCGCGATGCCGCACAAGATGAATGCACGCTCGTGTGAGCGCGTCGGCGGTTTCCAGGTCATCCTGCGTGGCTACCTCACCATGGTCGCTGATCTCTCCGGCCAACAGTGGAATGAAGGCGACGTGTTCTGCTCGGTAGTTCGTCGAGTTGCATTGCCGGATGCTTTCTTCGCCATCGACGGCATGATGGAGACTTTCCTCACCGTCCTCGACGAGTTCGGAGCTTTCCCCGCGATGATTAACCGCGAGCTCGATCGTTACCTGCCGTTCCTAGCAACCACGCGCATTCTGATGGCTGCGGTGCGCAAGGGCGTGGGACGCGAAACCGCCCACGAAGTAATCAAGGAAAATGCCGTGGCGATGGCGTTGGACATGCGCGAGAACGGAGCCGAGCAAAATCTCATCGAGCGCCTTGCCGCCGACGAGCGACTGCCAATGACCGTCGACGAGCTGGAGGCGGTCATGGAAGACCGCCACGCCTTCATCGGCGCGGCGGAATCCCAGGTGGATAGTGTGCTTCGTCGCATCCAGGATCTGGTCAACGCGTACCCGGATGCCGCGAATTACAAGCCAGGTGAAATCCTCTAG
- a CDS encoding diaminopimelate dehydrogenase — MRIGIVGYGNLGKSVEKLIDDQPDMEVGAIFSRRATLDTTSRVLPVADFAQYKDEIDVAILCLGSATDIPEQAPEFAKYTPTVDTYDNHRDVPRHREAMDKVARENNTVAVVSTGWDPGMFSINRTMAEALLPGAKQNTFWGPGLSQGHSDAVRRIEGVKAGVQYTIPAEDALDRARKGETEGLDGKSAHKRVCYIVADEADQEQIEQEIRTMPDYFVGYQVEVNFIDEVTFEKEHTGMPHGGHVITTGDTGGFHHMIEYTLELDRNPDFTGAVAIAYARAAVRLQEQAAHGAYTVLEVPPYLISPTPLDELIARDV, encoded by the coding sequence ATGCGCATCGGAATTGTCGGTTACGGCAACCTAGGCAAGAGCGTCGAGAAGCTTATCGACGACCAACCGGACATGGAAGTAGGCGCAATCTTCTCGCGTCGCGCCACCTTGGACACGACTTCCCGCGTCCTCCCAGTTGCTGACTTTGCGCAGTACAAGGACGAGATCGACGTTGCAATTCTATGCTTGGGCTCGGCTACTGATATCCCAGAGCAGGCCCCAGAGTTTGCCAAGTACACCCCGACCGTAGATACCTACGACAACCACCGCGATGTCCCACGTCACCGCGAAGCAATGGACAAGGTCGCTCGGGAAAACAACACCGTCGCAGTGGTTTCCACCGGCTGGGATCCAGGCATGTTTTCCATCAACCGCACCATGGCGGAAGCTCTTTTGCCAGGCGCGAAGCAAAACACCTTCTGGGGTCCAGGCCTGTCCCAGGGTCACTCCGACGCGGTTCGTCGTATTGAGGGCGTAAAGGCCGGGGTGCAGTACACCATCCCAGCAGAGGATGCGCTGGACCGTGCCCGCAAGGGCGAGACCGAGGGCCTAGACGGCAAGAGCGCTCACAAGCGTGTGTGCTACATCGTCGCCGACGAAGCTGACCAGGAGCAGATCGAGCAGGAAATCCGCACCATGCCGGATTACTTCGTCGGTTACCAGGTGGAGGTCAACTTCATCGACGAGGTGACCTTTGAGAAAGAGCACACTGGAATGCCACACGGTGGACACGTGATTACTACCGGCGATACTGGCGGCTTCCACCACATGATCGAGTACACCCTTGAACTTGATCGCAACCCAGACTTCACCGGTGCGGTGGCAATTGCGTACGCTCGTGCTGCGGTTCGTCTCCAAGAACAGGCAGCTCACGGGGCTTACACCGTCTTGGAAGTCCCCCCATACTTGATTTCACCTACCCCGCTGGATGAACTCATCGCACGGGATGTGTAA
- a CDS encoding MFS transporter → MADHTPESSTQQRTDPVSVFSWALWDCGSAAFHAVLVTFIFSVYLVDSVGLHVSGPFTASQWYSATMAAAGVAIALVTPVIGHRADEKGTRKRSVVIWTTVTALIMASLFFVRNTSVEYFWLGTFLIGMGAITIQFGEVSYFAMINQVSTKETVGRVSGFGWAAGYIGGIVLLLLCYAGFVAGDGDTRGFLNLPIEEGFNIRLVAIFAALWLFGFALPLMFRIPEKQATNPEFNDSFVQSYKRLFDDIRVLWTTNKNGLYFLAASAIFRDGLSGVFAFGAILGVSVYGVPTDEILLFGVAANIAAALGSIIGGLFDDRVGPKIIIMVSLISMIVTGFIMLFAEGPASFWVLGLILCLFVGPAQSSSRSFIARVSPPGKEGEMFGLYTTTGRAVSWLTPLLFATFIGIAGADDRAGIIGIVMVLLIGAILIIPVRDPVRTEQADSGDINQPIKFD, encoded by the coding sequence ATGGCCGATCACACACCAGAGTCGTCCACACAGCAGCGCACCGACCCAGTATCGGTCTTTTCGTGGGCGCTGTGGGATTGTGGCTCCGCTGCTTTTCACGCAGTTCTAGTTACCTTCATCTTCTCCGTTTACCTAGTCGATTCCGTCGGACTCCACGTTTCCGGACCATTCACGGCATCGCAGTGGTACTCCGCAACCATGGCTGCAGCCGGAGTCGCCATCGCGCTGGTCACTCCAGTAATCGGACATCGCGCCGACGAAAAGGGCACCCGCAAGCGCTCGGTAGTCATCTGGACCACCGTCACCGCGCTGATCATGGCTTCCCTCTTTTTCGTCCGTAATACCAGCGTGGAGTACTTCTGGCTGGGAACATTCCTCATCGGCATGGGCGCGATCACGATCCAATTCGGAGAGGTGTCCTACTTCGCCATGATCAACCAGGTTTCCACCAAAGAAACGGTTGGTCGCGTCTCCGGTTTCGGCTGGGCGGCGGGATACATCGGCGGCATCGTCTTGTTGCTGCTGTGCTACGCAGGTTTCGTCGCCGGCGATGGAGATACGCGAGGCTTTCTCAACCTACCGATCGAAGAAGGCTTCAACATCCGGTTAGTCGCGATCTTCGCCGCGCTGTGGCTCTTCGGCTTTGCCCTCCCCCTCATGTTCCGCATCCCAGAGAAGCAGGCGACCAACCCGGAGTTTAACGACAGCTTCGTGCAGTCTTACAAAAGGCTTTTCGACGACATCCGCGTCCTTTGGACCACCAATAAGAACGGCCTCTACTTCCTCGCCGCCTCTGCGATCTTCCGCGACGGCCTTTCGGGTGTTTTCGCCTTCGGAGCGATTCTCGGCGTTTCCGTCTACGGTGTTCCAACCGACGAGATCCTCCTGTTCGGTGTCGCGGCGAACATCGCCGCAGCCCTTGGTTCGATCATCGGTGGGCTTTTCGACGATCGCGTTGGCCCCAAAATCATCATCATGGTGTCCCTCATCAGCATGATCGTCACTGGCTTCATCATGCTCTTCGCGGAAGGCCCCGCCTCTTTCTGGGTCCTCGGCCTGATCCTGTGTCTCTTCGTTGGCCCTGCACAGTCTTCCTCACGCTCCTTCATCGCGCGCGTGTCCCCTCCTGGGAAGGAAGGCGAGATGTTCGGCCTGTACACCACCACCGGCCGTGCAGTGTCGTGGCTGACTCCGCTCCTCTTTGCCACCTTCATCGGTATTGCAGGTGCCGACGACCGCGCCGGCATCATCGGCATCGTCATGGTGTTGCTCATCGGCGCCATCCTGATCATCCCAGTCCGCGACCCGGTACGCACCGAACAGGCGGACTCAGGCGATATCAACCAGCCGATCAAGTTCGACTAG
- a CDS encoding pyridoxal phosphate-dependent aminotransferase, translated as MQMLDLVQRRKREGKDTIMLCAGQPSTGAPSQALDAVSQVLYDDTLGYTEVVGDRELREIIATWHSDTYGVDTKADNVIITTGSSGGFVNAFIACLDAGDTVAISRPGYPAYRNILEALGANIVDMVCDQSTRFQPTADMLDELQPNAVMITSPGNPTGTIIDPEELERIASWCDANNAWLISDEDYHGMSFGRPEATARQFSSNAIVVGTLSKYYSMTGWRVGWLILPDALLESVENLQASLALCAPAVSQVAAKGAFTDEARTTLDAYVDDYRAVREVFINELPKIGLGTFADPDGGLYLWLDVSEYTQDSEAWCHKLVEDIGVAFAPGVDFDPVNGNTWVRLSLCSTPELAREACARLDEYLNN; from the coding sequence ATGCAAATGCTCGACCTTGTCCAGCGCCGCAAGCGTGAGGGCAAGGACACCATCATGTTGTGCGCTGGCCAGCCATCTACTGGCGCGCCTTCGCAGGCGCTTGATGCTGTCTCGCAGGTGCTTTACGACGACACCCTCGGCTACACCGAAGTTGTCGGCGATCGGGAACTCCGCGAGATCATCGCAACGTGGCACTCCGACACTTATGGGGTGGATACAAAGGCTGACAACGTCATTATCACCACGGGTTCCTCGGGCGGTTTTGTTAACGCCTTCATCGCCTGCTTGGATGCCGGTGACACCGTGGCGATCTCGCGACCCGGTTATCCGGCGTACCGCAATATCCTCGAAGCGCTGGGTGCCAACATCGTCGACATGGTCTGCGATCAGTCCACACGGTTTCAGCCCACCGCAGACATGTTGGACGAGCTGCAGCCCAATGCCGTCATGATCACCAGTCCAGGCAACCCGACCGGCACGATCATCGACCCAGAGGAGCTAGAGCGCATCGCTAGCTGGTGCGACGCGAACAACGCGTGGCTGATTTCGGACGAGGACTACCACGGCATGAGCTTCGGGCGCCCCGAGGCAACCGCGCGGCAGTTTTCTAGCAATGCCATTGTCGTCGGCACGCTGTCGAAGTATTACTCCATGACCGGCTGGCGCGTCGGCTGGCTGATCCTGCCCGATGCGCTGCTGGAATCCGTGGAGAACCTGCAAGCTTCGCTCGCGCTGTGTGCACCGGCGGTGTCGCAGGTGGCAGCGAAAGGGGCGTTTACCGACGAGGCTCGGACAACACTTGATGCATACGTGGATGACTACCGCGCAGTGCGCGAGGTGTTCATTAACGAGCTGCCAAAGATCGGCCTAGGAACCTTTGCCGATCCCGACGGTGGCTTGTATCTCTGGCTCGACGTTTCTGAGTACACCCAGGATTCCGAGGCTTGGTGCCACAAGCTGGTCGAAGACATCGGTGTGGCGTTTGCGCCGGGTGTCGATTTTGACCCGGTTAATGGAAACACCTGGGTACGCTTGAGCCTGTGTTCCACCCCGGAGCTAGCGCGTGAAGCGTGCGCCCGCCTAGACGAATACCTGAACAACTAA
- the purD gene encoding phosphoribosylamine--glycine ligase encodes MRILVIGSGGREHALIKGLSGHELFVAPGNAGIAQHATCLPCEVDDPSSVVGVARHIEADLVVIGPEIPLVAGVADALREAGFAVFGPNQEAAALEGSKAFAKEVMAAAGVKTAHAQRITDPDQIAEVLDQFGPQFVVKDDGLAGGKGVVVTTDRAVAEEHARAVIAAGNPVLVESFLDGPEVSLFCLVDGETVVPLLPAQDHKRAYDNDEGPNTGGMGAYAPLPWLPEDGVQRIVDEVVKPVAKEMVSRGIPYSGLLYAGLAWGAEGPAVIEFNARFGDPETQAVLALLETPLADVLNATATGTLAQLPALTWRDGAAVTVVLAAENYPASPRTGDVITGDIVDDVIHAGTKRDGEGNYICAGGRVLNVVGVGKDLAQAREDAYRQIEQINLEGSFYRRDIGQRALDGQITV; translated from the coding sequence ATGCGCATCCTAGTGATTGGCTCCGGCGGCCGCGAACACGCTCTGATTAAAGGCCTTTCCGGCCACGAACTTTTTGTTGCCCCAGGTAACGCAGGCATCGCCCAGCACGCGACATGTCTCCCGTGCGAAGTGGACGATCCCTCCAGCGTGGTCGGCGTGGCACGCCACATTGAGGCAGACCTAGTCGTCATCGGCCCGGAGATTCCGCTCGTCGCAGGCGTTGCAGATGCCCTGCGTGAAGCAGGTTTTGCGGTCTTCGGCCCCAACCAAGAAGCAGCAGCCTTGGAAGGGTCCAAAGCGTTTGCCAAAGAGGTGATGGCCGCAGCGGGCGTGAAGACCGCCCATGCACAGCGCATCACCGATCCAGACCAGATCGCAGAGGTTCTCGACCAGTTCGGCCCACAGTTCGTGGTCAAAGATGATGGCCTCGCGGGCGGCAAGGGCGTTGTGGTCACAACCGATCGTGCGGTGGCAGAAGAACACGCGCGCGCAGTGATTGCCGCAGGTAATCCCGTGCTGGTTGAGTCCTTCCTCGACGGTCCTGAGGTCAGCTTGTTCTGCCTAGTAGACGGCGAAACTGTCGTCCCCCTGCTGCCAGCACAGGATCACAAGCGTGCGTACGACAACGACGAAGGCCCGAACACAGGTGGCATGGGTGCGTACGCGCCTTTGCCGTGGCTACCGGAAGACGGCGTGCAGCGCATTGTCGACGAAGTAGTAAAACCTGTGGCGAAAGAAATGGTCAGTCGGGGAATCCCTTATTCCGGCTTGCTCTACGCGGGTCTGGCATGGGGTGCGGAAGGCCCCGCCGTAATCGAGTTCAACGCCCGCTTCGGAGACCCCGAAACCCAAGCAGTACTTGCGCTTCTTGAAACCCCATTGGCCGATGTTCTCAATGCCACCGCCACTGGTACCCTTGCCCAGTTGCCTGCACTCACGTGGCGCGACGGCGCGGCGGTCACTGTCGTCCTGGCTGCCGAGAACTACCCGGCATCGCCACGCACGGGAGACGTGATCACTGGTGACATCGTGGACGATGTTATCCATGCCGGCACCAAGCGCGACGGCGAAGGGAACTACATCTGTGCAGGTGGCCGCGTACTCAACGTCGTTGGTGTGGGTAAAGATCTTGCTCAAGCCCGTGAGGATGCCTACCGTCAGATCGAACAGATCAACCTCGAAGGCTCGTTCTACCGCCGTGACATCGGACAGCGTGCATTAGACGGTCAGATCACGGTTTAA
- a CDS encoding MerR family transcriptional regulator: MTESTEYSIGEAAQALGVTTKALRHWDDIGLLSPTWRTWSDYRLYTDRDLERGAAIVLYRNAGMKLADIRTLVDDPSSSTITRALKCHHAELLRQKRSVMQQLEAVTELIGKAEKGMEIMDDMTKYLGGNMPAYQEEARQRWGDSPEWAQSQAKMETMKEADWANVKAEQQAFAADLARAKVRGVAPGSPEALVLVDKHREMIGQWYKVTRSRQLILARMYTQDARFSAAYGGAEGYLLELVDTQAKLEGIDEPSWD, from the coding sequence ATGACCGAATCTACTGAGTACTCCATCGGCGAAGCTGCCCAAGCCCTCGGCGTTACAACCAAAGCTTTGCGCCACTGGGACGACATCGGCTTGCTGAGTCCGACCTGGCGCACCTGGTCTGATTACCGGCTCTATACCGACCGTGATCTTGAGCGCGGCGCAGCAATCGTCCTCTACCGCAACGCTGGAATGAAGCTGGCAGATATTCGCACACTTGTCGACGACCCATCGTCGTCGACAATTACCCGTGCGTTGAAATGCCATCACGCCGAACTTCTGCGACAAAAGAGAAGCGTGATGCAGCAGCTGGAAGCGGTCACCGAACTCATCGGCAAAGCAGAAAAAGGAATGGAAATCATGGACGACATGACAAAGTATCTTGGCGGAAACATGCCTGCATACCAAGAAGAAGCACGTCAACGCTGGGGTGATTCCCCGGAGTGGGCACAGTCGCAAGCCAAGATGGAAACGATGAAAGAGGCCGACTGGGCCAACGTGAAGGCCGAGCAGCAAGCCTTCGCCGCTGATCTAGCGCGGGCGAAGGTCCGTGGAGTGGCGCCGGGATCACCGGAGGCGCTGGTGCTCGTCGACAAGCACCGCGAGATGATCGGGCAATGGTACAAGGTGACGCGTTCGCGCCAACTCATTCTCGCGCGCATGTACACGCAGGATGCGCGTTTTAGCGCTGCCTACGGTGGTGCAGAAGGTTACCTGCTTGAGCTCGTCGACACGCAAGCGAAACTAGAGGGGATCGACGAGCCGAGCTGGGACTAA
- a CDS encoding HIT family protein — MSSVFTKIINGELPGRFVYRDDKVAAFLSIEPVAYGHTLVIPVEEIDKWTDIGPSTWKQMNEVAQNVGRACIEAFGSQRAAYLIAGFEVPHAHIHIFPANDMGGYDLSTAMRADATDPAKMDEAAAKLRAILGTDDNGYII, encoded by the coding sequence ATGTCTAGCGTATTCACCAAGATCATCAACGGAGAACTTCCTGGCCGGTTCGTCTATCGCGATGACAAGGTGGCTGCCTTCTTGTCAATCGAGCCTGTCGCCTACGGACACACCCTTGTTATTCCTGTCGAAGAGATCGACAAGTGGACAGACATCGGCCCATCCACCTGGAAGCAAATGAACGAGGTAGCCCAAAACGTCGGTCGCGCTTGCATCGAGGCCTTCGGTTCACAGCGCGCCGCGTACCTCATCGCTGGTTTCGAGGTTCCACACGCTCATATCCACATCTTCCCGGCAAACGACATGGGTGGCTACGACCTCTCCACCGCCATGCGCGCCGATGCCACCGACCCAGCCAAGATGGACGAAGCCGCAGCGAAGTTGCGCGCCATCCTGGGCACCGACGACAACGGCTACATCATTTAG
- a CDS encoding sensor histidine kinase, which translates to MADKGTDEVAADITDGAAKKGKSKLSTPPSRALPMRTWLVVLTVMISAFGLVGSSVAVHVLMREVLFSRVDEDLAMGIDTWARSVQLNRGSSVTPMPSEFCQITISPTGSIRTVNDQGSPPDFHQITELGTPVTIESTANSLEERDWRAIAIQGDDGTTTIVARSLEPEQQLMAGLGAIQAIIAAIVLILMGLASYYFVRRAMAPLREVESTALAIAEGDLDRRVPEWSRETEVGQLSYVLNKMLGELQDSLEEAQSKEEQMRRFVGDASHELRTPLTSLRGYTELYRQGATDDVDFVLTKIDDESKRMKLLVEDLLALTRAEGTRLSMKPVDLLELTLSVASSARAAFPGRAIEVDNSTAAIPVVSGDADRLHQVLLNLVVNGLKHGGEEATVHIELRYDEDNVIVVVADDGEGMSPEAAQHIFERFYRADTSRSRGSGGSGLGLAITKTLVEQHGGTISVVSEVGVGSVFTIVLPRLKEAELPSQADDE; encoded by the coding sequence ATGGCAGACAAGGGCACCGACGAGGTCGCCGCAGACATCACAGACGGAGCCGCGAAGAAGGGCAAGTCAAAGCTCTCAACTCCGCCGTCACGCGCGCTTCCCATGCGCACGTGGCTGGTTGTGCTTACGGTGATGATCTCCGCGTTTGGTCTCGTCGGCAGCTCCGTGGCCGTGCATGTTTTGATGCGTGAGGTGCTGTTCTCGCGTGTCGACGAAGACCTCGCGATGGGCATCGACACATGGGCGCGGTCAGTCCAACTCAACCGCGGCTCGTCGGTCACGCCGATGCCATCGGAGTTCTGCCAGATCACGATCAGCCCGACCGGCTCGATCCGCACCGTCAACGATCAAGGCAGCCCGCCCGATTTCCACCAAATCACAGAGCTGGGCACACCGGTGACCATCGAGTCAACAGCAAATTCACTCGAGGAGCGCGATTGGCGCGCCATCGCTATCCAGGGTGATGACGGAACTACCACCATTGTCGCGCGCTCCTTGGAGCCGGAACAACAACTCATGGCTGGCCTCGGCGCGATCCAGGCGATCATCGCAGCCATCGTCTTGATCTTGATGGGCCTTGCGTCCTACTACTTCGTGCGCCGCGCGATGGCGCCGCTGCGCGAGGTCGAATCCACAGCACTGGCCATCGCTGAGGGCGACCTCGACCGACGCGTTCCCGAGTGGTCGCGCGAAACCGAGGTCGGGCAACTGTCCTACGTGCTGAACAAGATGCTCGGGGAGCTGCAAGACTCCCTGGAAGAAGCCCAATCCAAAGAGGAGCAGATGCGTCGCTTCGTCGGTGATGCTTCCCACGAGCTGCGTACGCCGTTGACCAGTCTGCGTGGCTACACCGAGCTGTACCGCCAGGGCGCAACCGATGATGTCGACTTCGTCTTGACCAAGATCGACGACGAGTCCAAGCGCATGAAACTCCTCGTTGAGGACCTTCTTGCCCTGACCCGAGCCGAAGGTACACGGCTTTCGATGAAGCCGGTCGATTTGCTCGAACTCACCTTATCGGTGGCAAGTTCCGCCCGCGCTGCATTCCCGGGCCGCGCCATCGAGGTTGATAACTCCACCGCGGCGATCCCTGTGGTCTCCGGCGACGCAGACCGACTCCACCAAGTCCTTTTGAATCTCGTGGTCAACGGCCTAAAACATGGCGGCGAAGAAGCAACCGTGCACATCGAACTGCGCTATGACGAAGACAACGTCATCGTTGTCGTAGCCGATGATGGCGAGGGCATGAGCCCCGAAGCGGCGCAGCATATCTTCGAACGCTTCTACCGCGCAGATACCTCGCGCTCCCGCGGCAGCGGCGGCTCGGGTTTGGGCCTTGCCATCACAAAGACGCTTGTCGAGCAACACGGAGGCACAATTTCCGTGGTCAGTGAGGTGGGCGTTGGCTCGGTATTTACCATCGTCTTGCCGCGCCTGAAAGAGGCAGAGCTTCCGAGCCAGGCAGATGACGAGTAA
- a CDS encoding response regulator transcription factor — translation MPETQNPQGLKILVVDDEPNIVELLTVSLKFQGFEVESASSGQEALRIARDFAPDAYILDVMMPGMDGFELLGKLRAGSLDGPVLFLTAKDAVEDRIHGLTIGADDYVTKPFSLEEVITRLRVILRRGNVTEGDREDSTIRYADLTLNDETHEVTKAGEIIDLSPTEFNLLRYLMLNAEVVLSKSKILDNVWHYDFGGDGNVVESYISYLRRKIDTGDVPLIHTVRGVGYVLRTPRQ, via the coding sequence ATGCCAGAAACCCAGAACCCACAAGGTTTGAAAATCCTCGTTGTCGATGATGAACCTAACATCGTCGAACTTTTGACGGTCTCCCTGAAATTCCAAGGCTTTGAAGTCGAAAGTGCAAGCTCCGGGCAGGAAGCGCTGCGCATCGCACGCGACTTCGCCCCAGACGCCTACATTCTCGATGTCATGATGCCGGGCATGGACGGGTTCGAGCTGCTGGGCAAACTCCGCGCAGGAAGCCTCGACGGCCCAGTCCTGTTTCTGACCGCGAAGGATGCCGTGGAAGACCGCATCCACGGCCTGACCATCGGTGCCGACGACTATGTGACCAAGCCGTTCTCTCTCGAAGAGGTCATTACTCGTCTGCGCGTTATCTTGCGCCGTGGCAACGTCACCGAAGGCGATCGCGAAGACTCAACGATCCGCTACGCTGACCTCACGCTGAACGACGAAACCCACGAGGTAACCAAGGCAGGCGAGATCATCGATCTTTCCCCAACCGAGTTCAACCTGCTGCGCTACCTCATGCTCAACGCTGAGGTTGTGCTGTCCAAGTCGAAGATTCTGGACAACGTGTGGCACTACGACTTCGGCGGTGACGGAAACGTTGTAGAGTCCTACATCTCCTACCTGCGTCGTAAGATCGACACCGGCGATGTGCCACTTATCCACACCGTGCGTGGCGTCGGCTACGTTTTGCGTACCCCGCGCCAGTAA